Proteins from one Bifidobacterium sp. ESL0732 genomic window:
- a CDS encoding type II toxin-antitoxin system RelB/DinJ family antitoxin, producing the protein MSLSASAPKSTRVNFRTDTETKEKASSVFAKLGLDMSTALNMFLHQTVVDQALPFRPELSGFEERVFKAASEPTRSFDSVDDLMEEIRGTSTH; encoded by the coding sequence ATGAGTTTGTCTGCAAGTGCGCCGAAGTCCACCAGAGTCAACTTCAGAACCGATACCGAGACCAAGGAGAAAGCGAGTTCGGTCTTTGCCAAGCTGGGGCTGGACATGTCGACCGCGCTCAATATGTTTCTGCACCAGACGGTGGTCGACCAAGCGTTGCCTTTTCGTCCTGAATTATCGGGTTTTGAGGAAAGGGTGTTCAAAGCTGCCAGCGAGCCGACGCGCTCGTTCGACAGCGTGGACGACCTGATGGAGGAGATTCGTGGCACTTCAACGCATTGA
- a CDS encoding type II toxin-antitoxin system YafQ family toxin, whose amino-acid sequence MALQRIERSPTFLRQAKALGRKHYDLDKLERVVRVLVNEDKETLHRRYHDHALKGNLSVFRELHIESDWLLIYRVKHETLTLLLVETGSHRQLLGK is encoded by the coding sequence GTGGCACTTCAACGCATTGAGCGCTCGCCGACATTTCTGCGCCAGGCAAAGGCGCTTGGCAGAAAGCATTATGATCTCGACAAACTCGAGCGGGTGGTGCGTGTGCTGGTCAATGAGGACAAGGAGACCTTGCATCGTCGATACCATGACCATGCGCTGAAAGGGAATCTGAGCGTTTTCCGCGAGTTGCATATCGAGTCAGACTGGTTGTTGATTTATCGTGTCAAACATGAGACACTGACTCTGCTGCTGGTGGAGACGGGTAGTCACCGCCAATTGCTTGGGAAGTAA
- the hemW gene encoding radical SAM family heme chaperone HemW yields the protein MFEVYIHVPFCYRRCGYCDFNTYTAVDMGSGASRGNYANLACEEMRLVRAWQARHSIDEPAASTVFFGGGTPTLLPAEDLGQMLGAVHEIWGIEDGAEITTEANPDTVDERYLETLAAAGFTRISFGMQSAVPHVLKTLDRTHTPANVVAGVKAANKVGLRSSVDLIYGAPGESMDDWRESVETAIELGVNHISAYALTVEPTTKMGRQIKAGQIAKPDDDDEAAKYEIADDLFKQAGLQWYEISNWARPGYESRHNLGYWRNVDWAGIGPGAHSHYRTSSVGAWQEHASNGARNIDADGFRKTEVLQDNHDEPNIKQIPVEPGMPIDIGIQSGDAQFEVEDNRQSDTNQFGMRAWDIAHPRKWAEAMHAGNVPWQGSEAITHEENLEETVMLGLRLHEGLDIPRIEQASGLVIDRQKLKSIEQSGLIEIHENNRIIPTLRGRLLNDTVIEQVLDTCGWYPDN from the coding sequence ATGTTCGAAGTGTATATTCATGTGCCGTTTTGCTATCGGCGGTGCGGGTACTGCGATTTCAACACGTATACGGCCGTCGACATGGGCTCTGGTGCGTCGCGTGGCAATTACGCGAACCTCGCTTGCGAGGAGATGCGGCTGGTACGGGCGTGGCAGGCGCGGCATAGCATCGACGAGCCGGCGGCTTCGACGGTGTTCTTCGGGGGAGGGACGCCGACGCTGCTGCCGGCGGAGGACCTTGGACAGATGCTGGGCGCGGTGCACGAAATCTGGGGTATTGAGGACGGTGCGGAAATCACCACCGAAGCCAATCCCGATACGGTGGATGAACGGTATTTGGAAACGTTGGCGGCAGCAGGGTTCACACGCATTTCGTTCGGTATGCAATCGGCCGTGCCGCATGTGTTGAAAACGCTCGACCGTACGCACACGCCGGCCAATGTCGTCGCCGGAGTCAAAGCGGCGAACAAGGTCGGCTTGCGTTCCAGCGTCGACCTTATCTATGGGGCACCCGGCGAGAGTATGGACGATTGGCGTGAGTCGGTCGAGACGGCCATTGAACTGGGAGTCAACCATATATCGGCGTACGCACTGACTGTCGAACCGACCACCAAGATGGGTCGGCAGATCAAGGCCGGGCAGATCGCCAAGCCGGATGATGACGACGAGGCAGCTAAATACGAGATCGCCGATGACCTATTCAAACAAGCCGGTCTGCAATGGTATGAGATCTCGAATTGGGCGCGACCGGGCTATGAGAGTCGACACAACTTGGGCTATTGGCGCAACGTAGACTGGGCGGGCATCGGGCCGGGTGCTCATTCGCACTACCGCACGTCGAGCGTCGGCGCATGGCAAGAACATGCCAGTAACGGCGCTCGCAATATTGACGCAGACGGATTCCGAAAAACCGAAGTTCTGCAAGACAATCATGACGAGCCGAATATAAAACAAATTCCGGTAGAGCCTGGGATGCCGATCGATATAGGGATTCAAAGTGGCGATGCCCAATTTGAGGTTGAGGATAATCGTCAATCGGACACCAACCAGTTCGGTATGCGGGCTTGGGATATCGCCCACCCACGCAAGTGGGCCGAAGCGATGCACGCCGGCAACGTGCCGTGGCAGGGAAGCGAAGCCATCACCCATGAGGAAAACCTTGAAGAAACGGTGATGCTAGGGTTGCGTCTGCATGAGGGCCTTGATATCCCGAGAATCGAACAGGCTTCCGGACTTGTCATTGACCGTCAAAAACTCAAATCAATCGAGCAATCGGGTTTGATAGAAATCCACGAAAACAACCGCATTATCCCAACGCTGAGAGGACGATTGCTCAACGATACCGTCATTGAGCAGGTGCTCGATACCTGCGGCTGGTACCCAGATAATTAG
- the gltB gene encoding glutamate synthase large subunit, giving the protein MTLKTPLDLTIHRAQGMYDPAAEHDACGVGMVTTLNKRPERKIVDDAIEVLVNLNHRGAVGAEENTGDGAGILMAMPDEFMRSVIEADLPQAGHYVVGIAFLDRDLASASEQKRQIADIVAEEGLEVLAWRTVPTNPDGLGLQALASMPAFEMLVMSSPQQAGQASLGGLELDRKAFRVRKRVEHEAGVYFASLSARTITYKGMLTTMQLTNFFPDLNDSKMKTTIAIVHSRFSTNTFPSWPLAQPFRLIAHNGEINTIQGNRNWLSAREGKLSSELLGEFEPLLPVATPGYSDSGTFDECLELLHLAGRSLPHAVLMMLPPAWEKDDTFDADVRAFYEYNNSLIEPWDGPADIIFTDGTLVGAQLDRNGFRPGRWQITDDGYVVLASEAGVLPETEQEHIVAKGRLEPGKMFLIDTAEGRIVPDKEIKHQLATQHPYREWIEGNAVRLSDLPAREHVRHSNVSVVRRQRAFGYTQEDLKILLRPMANTGKEPIGAMGNDTPQPVLSNHSRMLFDYFTQKFAQVTNPPLDWEREEIVTSLASAIGPEPNLLEDLALSAKKIVIPNPVIDSDEMAQLKRLDRAKVLGGYYKPFIVHGLYQVAGGGKALEARLEEIFDEVDQAIAEGKNFIVLSDRDSNHTWGPIPSLLLTSAVQHHLLRMHTRTQVSMAVEAGDVREIHHVALLIAYGAACVNPYLAFESVEDLARGGFLDVDAKTGVENLRKALSVGVLKIMSKMGVSTIMSYRGAQLFEAVGLNQEVIDKYFTGTTSRVGGIGLDEIAEEVATRHRVAYPNQWTATPHRRLRVGGQYKWRRTGEDHLNDPESVFLLQQATQRGDYGLFKKYSEHVNDTSNRLMTLRGLMKFTGNRKPIPIEEVEPESEIVKRFSTGAMSYGSISQEAHETLAIAMNSIGARSNSGEGGESDDRIEDPLRSSRIKQIASARFGVTSDYLVHATDLQIKLAQGAKPGEGGHLPGAKVPPWIATVRHATPGVELISPPPHHDIYSIEDLKQLIYDAKMANPKARIHVKLVSEFGVGTVAAGVAKCHADVVLISGSDGGTGAAPLNAIKHAGTPWEIGLSETQQTLILNGLRSRIVVQCDGELKTGRDVVIAALLGAEEFGFATTALMAEGCVMMRACNLNTCPQGIATQDPELRARYTGKPEYVVNFFMFIAREVRELLARLGFHSLEEAVGHVECLDQDEAVERWKSNGVDLSNVLAQSGPTPGTILHQTIKQNHELDKALDNRLIELVKPALDNREPVRLDLPIRNVNRTVGTMVGYEITKRYGAKGLPDDTIDMTLRGSGGQSIGAFIPRGETLRIYGEVNDYAAKGLSGGRIIVRPEDGELSFDPHTNVIAGNVTGFGATSGEMYVAGRAGERFAVRNGGATFVVEGVGDHGCEYMTGGTVVVLGPTGRNFGAGFSGGHAYVLDLDMNKVNPGAVKSGSLLFEALNDDEAQRVHQMVKKHAEETGSLFAQTLLDDWEQARSRFTHVVPKQFVAMSAAMDEARVDNVDFNAPGAWDSVYEHVMEGVD; this is encoded by the coding sequence GTGACTCTTAAGACCCCACTCGATTTGACGATTCATCGCGCGCAAGGTATGTATGACCCTGCGGCAGAGCATGATGCGTGCGGTGTCGGCATGGTTACCACCTTGAACAAGCGCCCGGAACGCAAGATCGTCGACGACGCCATCGAAGTGCTCGTTAACCTGAACCACCGTGGGGCGGTAGGAGCCGAGGAAAACACCGGTGATGGTGCCGGCATCCTTATGGCCATGCCCGACGAGTTCATGCGTTCCGTTATCGAGGCTGATTTGCCGCAGGCCGGGCATTATGTCGTTGGTATCGCATTCCTTGACCGCGACTTGGCATCTGCAAGCGAGCAGAAGCGTCAGATCGCCGATATCGTAGCCGAAGAAGGCTTGGAAGTCCTTGCGTGGCGTACAGTGCCGACCAACCCGGACGGGCTGGGCTTGCAGGCGTTGGCTTCGATGCCGGCCTTCGAAATGTTGGTCATGTCCTCGCCACAACAGGCCGGGCAGGCATCGTTGGGCGGCTTGGAGCTTGACCGCAAGGCGTTCCGCGTCCGCAAACGCGTCGAGCACGAGGCCGGGGTCTATTTCGCCTCGCTTTCCGCGCGGACGATTACCTACAAGGGCATGCTTACCACGATGCAGCTCACCAACTTCTTCCCGGACCTCAACGATTCCAAGATGAAGACGACCATTGCCATCGTCCATTCGCGCTTCTCCACCAACACCTTCCCAAGCTGGCCGTTGGCCCAGCCGTTCCGCCTCATTGCGCACAACGGCGAGATCAATACCATCCAGGGCAACCGCAACTGGCTTTCCGCGCGTGAAGGCAAGCTCAGCAGCGAGTTGTTGGGGGAGTTCGAACCGTTGCTGCCGGTGGCCACGCCGGGTTATTCCGATTCCGGCACGTTCGATGAATGCCTTGAGCTGCTTCATCTCGCCGGGCGCAGTCTGCCGCACGCCGTGCTGATGATGTTGCCGCCGGCTTGGGAGAAGGACGATACGTTTGACGCCGACGTCCGTGCGTTCTACGAATATAACAATTCACTGATCGAGCCTTGGGACGGTCCAGCCGACATCATTTTCACCGACGGTACGTTGGTCGGAGCACAGCTCGACCGCAACGGCTTTCGTCCCGGACGTTGGCAGATCACCGACGACGGATACGTTGTGCTGGCCAGCGAAGCCGGTGTGTTGCCCGAAACCGAACAGGAACATATCGTCGCCAAGGGCAGGCTCGAACCTGGCAAGATGTTTCTCATTGATACCGCTGAAGGGCGCATTGTGCCTGACAAGGAGATCAAGCATCAGCTCGCTACGCAGCATCCATACCGTGAATGGATTGAAGGCAATGCTGTCAGACTGAGCGACCTTCCGGCACGCGAGCACGTCCGTCACTCCAACGTTTCTGTCGTCCGCCGCCAACGCGCGTTCGGCTATACGCAGGAGGATTTGAAGATTCTGCTGCGGCCGATGGCCAACACCGGCAAGGAGCCTATCGGTGCGATGGGCAATGACACCCCTCAGCCTGTTCTTTCCAACCATAGCCGCATGCTGTTCGACTACTTCACCCAGAAATTCGCACAGGTCACCAACCCGCCGCTGGACTGGGAACGTGAGGAAATCGTCACGTCGTTGGCCTCGGCCATCGGTCCAGAGCCCAATCTGCTGGAGGACTTGGCGCTTTCCGCCAAGAAGATCGTCATCCCGAACCCGGTCATCGATTCCGACGAGATGGCCCAGCTCAAGCGTCTTGACCGCGCCAAGGTGCTCGGCGGGTATTACAAGCCGTTCATTGTTCACGGTCTTTATCAGGTCGCCGGAGGCGGCAAAGCGCTTGAGGCCCGTCTTGAAGAGATTTTTGACGAAGTTGATCAGGCCATCGCCGAAGGCAAGAATTTCATCGTGCTTTCCGACCGCGATTCCAACCATACATGGGGTCCGATTCCTTCGTTGCTGCTTACCAGCGCGGTGCAGCATCACTTGTTGCGTATGCATACCCGTACGCAGGTCTCCATGGCCGTCGAGGCGGGCGACGTCCGTGAAATCCATCACGTCGCCTTGCTCATCGCCTATGGCGCCGCTTGTGTGAATCCTTACCTCGCCTTCGAATCCGTGGAGGATCTGGCGCGAGGTGGATTCCTTGACGTCGATGCCAAGACCGGTGTGGAGAACCTTCGCAAGGCTCTTTCCGTCGGCGTTCTGAAGATCATGAGCAAGATGGGCGTCTCCACTATCATGAGCTACCGCGGCGCTCAACTTTTCGAGGCTGTCGGCCTTAATCAGGAGGTCATCGACAAGTACTTCACCGGCACTACCTCACGTGTCGGCGGCATCGGCCTCGATGAAATCGCCGAGGAAGTCGCCACCCGACATCGCGTTGCCTATCCAAACCAATGGACGGCAACGCCGCACCGTAGGCTGCGCGTCGGCGGACAATACAAGTGGAGGAGAACCGGCGAAGATCATTTGAATGACCCAGAATCCGTTTTCTTGCTGCAACAGGCCACCCAACGCGGCGACTACGGCCTGTTCAAGAAATATTCCGAGCACGTCAACGACACGTCAAACAGATTGATGACGCTGCGTGGGCTGATGAAATTCACCGGCAATCGCAAGCCGATTCCGATTGAGGAAGTCGAGCCGGAAAGCGAGATTGTCAAGCGGTTCTCCACCGGTGCGATGAGCTATGGTTCTATCTCGCAGGAAGCACACGAAACGCTTGCTATCGCCATGAACTCTATCGGAGCCCGTTCCAATTCCGGCGAGGGCGGCGAATCCGACGACCGTATCGAAGACCCGCTGCGTTCCAGCCGCATCAAGCAGATCGCGTCCGCGCGGTTCGGCGTTACCAGCGATTATCTCGTCCACGCCACCGACCTGCAAATCAAGCTTGCCCAGGGTGCCAAGCCCGGTGAAGGTGGGCATCTGCCTGGCGCCAAAGTGCCGCCATGGATTGCCACCGTGCGTCACGCCACGCCTGGCGTCGAACTGATTTCACCGCCGCCTCACCACGACATCTACTCCATCGAGGATCTGAAGCAGCTGATCTACGATGCAAAGATGGCCAATCCCAAGGCCCGCATCCACGTCAAGCTCGTCTCCGAATTCGGCGTGGGCACCGTTGCGGCAGGCGTAGCCAAATGCCATGCCGACGTGGTGTTGATTTCTGGCTCTGATGGCGGCACGGGTGCGGCTCCGCTGAACGCCATCAAGCACGCCGGCACTCCTTGGGAGATTGGCCTTTCCGAGACCCAGCAGACACTGATTTTGAACGGTCTACGTTCGCGCATCGTTGTTCAGTGTGACGGCGAACTGAAGACCGGCCGTGACGTGGTCATCGCCGCCCTGCTCGGTGCCGAGGAATTCGGCTTTGCCACCACTGCGCTAATGGCCGAAGGTTGCGTCATGATGCGCGCCTGCAACCTGAACACCTGCCCGCAAGGCATCGCCACCCAGGACCCGGAGTTGCGCGCACGCTACACCGGCAAGCCCGAATACGTGGTCAACTTCTTCATGTTCATCGCTCGTGAGGTGCGAGAACTGCTGGCGCGACTCGGCTTCCATAGCCTCGAAGAGGCCGTCGGCCACGTTGAATGCCTCGATCAGGACGAAGCCGTGGAACGTTGGAAGTCCAATGGCGTTGATCTTTCGAACGTCCTTGCCCAGTCGGGCCCGACGCCCGGTACGATTCTTCATCAGACGATTAAGCAGAACCACGAGCTTGACAAGGCACTGGACAACAGACTCATCGAATTGGTCAAGCCTGCGCTCGACAACCGCGAGCCGGTGCGTCTCGACCTGCCGATCCGCAACGTCAACCGCACCGTCGGCACGATGGTCGGCTACGAAATCACCAAGCGTTACGGTGCCAAAGGCCTGCCTGATGACACCATCGATATGACCCTGCGCGGTTCCGGCGGTCAGTCCATTGGCGCGTTCATCCCGCGCGGCGAGACCTTGCGCATCTACGGCGAGGTCAACGATTATGCAGCCAAGGGCCTTTCCGGCGGACGCATCATCGTCCGTCCCGAAGACGGCGAATTGAGCTTCGATCCGCACACCAACGTCATCGCCGGCAATGTCACCGGTTTCGGCGCGACCTCAGGAGAGATGTACGTTGCCGGACGTGCCGGTGAACGATTCGCGGTTCGTAACGGCGGCGCGACATTCGTGGTGGAAGGCGTGGGTGACCACGGCTGTGAATATATGACCGGCGGCACCGTGGTGGTGCTCGGTCCCACCGGACGCAACTTCGGCGCCGGTTTCTCCGGAGGCCACGCCTACGTACTCGATCTGGATATGAACAAGGTCAATCCGGGAGCCGTCAAATCCGGTTCCCTGCTCTTCGAAGCCTTGAACGACGACGAAGCCCAGCGCGTCCATCAGATGGTCAAGAAACATGCGGAAGAAACGGGTTCGCTCTTCGCGCAGACCCTGCTCGACGATTGGGAACAGGCGCGTTCCCGCTTCACGCATGTCGTGCCTAAGCAGTTCGTCGCGATGAGCGCGGCCATGGACGAGGCCCGCGTTGACAACGTCGATTTCAACGCTCCCGGAGCCTGGGATAGCGTCTACGAGCATGTGATGGAGGGAGTGGACTGA
- a CDS encoding glutamate synthase subunit beta, translating into MSDPKGFLKVQTRHEAQDRPVAERIHDWKDVHAQSGFQPWTKEQAARCMDCGTPFCMTGCPLGNIIPDFNDLVRQGQWEEAYQRLSSTNNFPEVTGLICPAPCEQACVLGIHQPPTMIKADEQTIIDQAWKLDYVKPMPPQRLSDMTIAIVGSGPAGLACAQQLTRAGHTVVVYERDDEIGGLMRYGIPSFKLDKHLIDRRIQQMEAEGTVFRTNMEIGKDVSWDELRSRYDAVVVAIGSGVPRDVSVPGRELDGIHFAMDFLPDANRRCEGKEPINDIDANGKKVVIIGGGDTGSDCLGTAIRQGATSITVLQINPKEPKVRPDNQPWPTYARLYQPTTSMEEGGTYEYKTDTVSFTGIEEVAETDRVTLDGSGLASGFVADESGHVTGVKVIDVKSTADGKREHVPGTERIIDADLVLISTGFLHPDTSTLLSQLPVELDRRGNVARNKQFETSQDGVFVCGDAGRGQSLVVWAIAEGRSCASAVDRFLNGTTELPAPIVSTQKPMVLPRL; encoded by the coding sequence ATGAGCGATCCCAAAGGATTTCTGAAAGTACAGACGCGCCACGAGGCGCAGGACCGTCCAGTGGCCGAGCGCATCCACGATTGGAAGGATGTGCACGCCCAGTCCGGTTTCCAGCCGTGGACCAAGGAGCAGGCCGCGCGTTGCATGGACTGTGGCACGCCATTCTGTATGACAGGTTGCCCGCTTGGCAACATCATTCCGGACTTCAACGATCTGGTGCGGCAAGGTCAGTGGGAAGAAGCCTATCAGCGGCTTTCCTCCACCAACAATTTCCCCGAAGTCACTGGACTGATCTGCCCGGCACCGTGTGAACAGGCGTGCGTATTGGGCATTCACCAGCCGCCGACGATGATCAAAGCCGACGAGCAGACCATCATCGACCAGGCGTGGAAACTTGACTACGTGAAGCCGATGCCGCCACAGCGTCTTTCCGACATGACTATCGCCATCGTCGGTTCCGGCCCCGCCGGTCTCGCCTGCGCCCAGCAGCTGACCCGTGCTGGCCACACCGTCGTCGTTTACGAACGTGACGACGAAATCGGCGGGCTGATGCGCTACGGCATCCCGTCCTTCAAACTCGACAAGCATCTGATTGACCGCCGCATCCAGCAGATGGAGGCCGAGGGCACAGTGTTCCGCACGAATATGGAAATCGGCAAGGATGTGAGTTGGGACGAGCTGCGTTCGCGCTATGACGCCGTGGTAGTAGCTATTGGTTCCGGCGTTCCGCGTGATGTCAGCGTACCCGGCCGTGAACTTGACGGCATCCACTTCGCCATGGACTTCCTGCCTGATGCCAACCGTCGTTGCGAAGGCAAGGAGCCAATCAACGATATCGACGCCAACGGCAAGAAAGTCGTCATTATCGGTGGCGGCGATACCGGTTCGGATTGCCTTGGCACCGCTATTCGTCAAGGCGCCACCAGCATCACCGTCCTGCAGATCAATCCCAAGGAACCCAAGGTCCGTCCGGACAATCAACCCTGGCCGACTTACGCGCGTCTCTACCAGCCCACCACCTCGATGGAGGAGGGCGGCACCTATGAATACAAGACCGATACCGTCAGTTTCACTGGCATCGAGGAAGTCGCAGAAACCGATCGTGTGACCCTGGATGGCAGCGGCTTGGCGAGCGGATTCGTAGCCGATGAATCCGGCCATGTCACAGGTGTCAAAGTCATCGATGTGAAAAGTACGGCGGACGGTAAACGCGAACATGTCCCCGGAACCGAACGGATTATCGACGCCGATCTGGTATTGATCTCCACTGGCTTCCTGCATCCTGACACCTCGACGCTGCTCAGCCAGCTGCCGGTCGAGCTCGACCGACGCGGTAATGTGGCTCGTAACAAGCAATTCGAGACCAGTCAGGATGGCGTCTTTGTGTGCGGTGACGCGGGAAGAGGCCAGAGTCTTGTGGTCTGGGCGATTGCCGAAGGCCGCAGTTGCGCATCTGCCGTCGACCGTTTCCTCAACGGCACCACCGAGCTTCCCGCCCCGATTGTCTCCACACAAAAGCCGATGGTGCTTCCAAGGCTCTGA
- a CDS encoding Yip1 family protein, translated as MPNRAERRAQTKRNRQGVPQPNQPQNRGRGGLIDEYSLQERSRRLEENGGTEWKPKAEKLAAPAENLDPNYSDPKVMKAPHSLHQWFRIASWTLIILSGIAFAILMWVPKHPMWLILTVSIIFVVGVLSLFFTAGNYHHNPNLDSNGTAI; from the coding sequence ATGCCGAATCGCGCTGAACGCAGGGCACAGACCAAGCGCAACCGTCAAGGAGTGCCGCAACCGAATCAGCCGCAGAATCGTGGCCGTGGTGGTTTGATTGATGAATATTCGTTGCAGGAACGCAGCCGTCGCCTTGAGGAGAACGGTGGCACCGAATGGAAGCCCAAGGCCGAGAAGCTGGCGGCACCGGCAGAGAATCTTGATCCCAACTACAGCGATCCGAAGGTCATGAAGGCGCCGCACTCGTTGCATCAGTGGTTCAGAATCGCCAGCTGGACCTTGATTATTCTTTCGGGCATCGCCTTTGCGATTCTGATGTGGGTTCCTAAGCATCCAATGTGGCTGATTTTGACCGTTTCCATCATTTTTGTGGTCGGTGTGCTGAGCCTGTTCTTCACGGCTGGGAATTATCATCACAATCCGAACCTTGATTCCAATGGCACCGCGATTTAA
- the glgA gene encoding glycogen synthase, whose product MRIDLLTREYPPHIYGGAGVHVEQLSKVLAERAEVTVRAFDGPRKPDEVPLVPDGSLHVVGYDVPAELSQDNMALQTFGVDLQMANDVDGDITHAHTWYACLAGRLAQQMHDIPLVVTAHSLEPFRPWKRDQLGGGYNLSSWAERDAFTHADRVIAVSEGMKQDIHTAYPSIDTAKIAVVHNGITVSDFATPSPDDPGWKVFERYHIDRNKPTLLFVGRVTRQKGLPYLLRALPLIDKDIQVVLCAGAPDTEELGNEVRSSFAQLKAERGNVIWIEAMLPRSELNALEHGCNAFICPSIYEPLGIVNLEAMACGLPVVASATGGIPEVVVDGVTGYLVPIEQKRDGSGTPIHPEDFVHDMAAAINRLMENPQRAKEMGEAGFRRARDQFSWERIADETMDVYRQVLR is encoded by the coding sequence ATGAGGATTGATCTGCTGACCCGTGAGTATCCGCCGCATATCTACGGCGGTGCAGGCGTGCATGTCGAACAACTGTCGAAAGTGCTCGCCGAGCGTGCCGAGGTTACGGTGCGGGCTTTCGATGGGCCCAGAAAGCCTGATGAGGTTCCACTGGTGCCAGATGGCAGTTTGCACGTGGTCGGCTATGATGTGCCGGCTGAATTATCACAAGATAATATGGCTTTGCAGACCTTCGGGGTGGATTTGCAAATGGCCAATGATGTCGATGGTGACATCACGCATGCCCATACATGGTATGCCTGTCTGGCTGGTCGGTTGGCCCAGCAGATGCACGATATCCCGCTTGTCGTCACCGCGCACAGCCTCGAACCGTTCCGTCCGTGGAAACGTGACCAGCTTGGCGGCGGTTATAATCTAAGTTCTTGGGCCGAACGTGACGCCTTCACCCATGCCGACCGTGTCATCGCGGTCTCAGAAGGCATGAAACAGGACATTCATACGGCCTATCCTTCGATTGATACCGCGAAAATTGCCGTGGTTCATAATGGCATCACTGTGTCCGACTTTGCCACCCCAAGCCCAGATGACCCGGGTTGGAAGGTGTTTGAGCGTTACCATATCGACAGAAACAAGCCCACCTTGCTCTTTGTCGGTCGTGTCACGCGGCAGAAAGGCCTGCCGTATCTGTTGCGGGCCCTTCCTCTGATTGACAAGGACATTCAGGTCGTGCTCTGCGCCGGGGCCCCGGATACCGAGGAACTAGGCAATGAAGTTCGCTCCTCTTTCGCCCAGCTCAAGGCCGAACGCGGCAACGTTATCTGGATTGAGGCGATGCTGCCACGTTCCGAGTTGAACGCCCTCGAACATGGTTGCAACGCCTTCATTTGTCCGAGTATCTACGAGCCGCTTGGCATCGTTAACCTTGAGGCGATGGCCTGCGGTCTGCCGGTGGTCGCCAGTGCCACAGGCGGAATTCCCGAGGTTGTGGTCGACGGGGTGACCGGTTATCTCGTTCCGATAGAACAGAAACGTGACGGCAGCGGAACACCCATACATCCTGAGGATTTCGTGCACGATATGGCTGCGGCCATCAACCGGCTTATGGAAAATCCGCAACGAGCCAAGGAGATGGGCGAAGCCGGCTTCAGACGTGCCCGCGACCAATTCAGTTGGGAACGCATCGCCGACGAAACCATGGATGTCT